In Deltaproteobacteria bacterium, the genomic stretch CTCCTGCGCGATTTGTTCGCCGAAGGCGCCCTGTCGTCCGCGTTCGTGCCGACGTTCAAGGCGGAGTTGAACCAGCACGGCCCGGACGCGGCCTACGCGCTGGCCAATCGCGTCGCCGGCACGCTGGTCGTGATCGTCGGCGCACTCGTGCTCACCGGCGCGGTGTTCGCGCCGCACATCGTCGACGCGATCGCACCCGGATTCGCGGTCGAGCCGGCCAAGCGCGACCTGACGATCGAACTCACGCGCATCATGCTGCCGTTTCTGGCGCTCGTGTCGGCCGCCGCGGTCGCAATGGGCATGCTCAACGCGCAGGACCGGTTCGCCGCGCCCGCGCTCGCGCCGGCGATGTTCAACACCGCGACGATCGCGGTCGGCGCCGCGCTGTACGCGACCGGTGTCACGGGCCGCGGCGTCGCGGTCGGCTGGTCGATCGGCACGCTCGCCGGCGGCTTCGCCCAACTCGGCGTGCAGCTGCCGCCGCTTTGGCGGCTCGGGTTCCGGCCGCGCCCCGCCGCCGACCTCGCGCTGCGCGATCCGGGCGTGCGCCGGGTCGCGCGGCTGATGGCGCCGGCGGTCGTCGGCCTGGCCGCCGTGCAGGTCAACATTTTCGTCAATACGTTGTTCGCGACGTCCGAGAGTGGCGCCGCCGCGTGGCTCAACTACGCGTTCCGCTTCTTGCAGCTGCCCATCGGCGTGTTCGGCGTCGCGATCGCCACGGTCGCCACGACGCGGTTTGCCGACGCGGCGGCCGACCGGCGGCGCGACGACATGGCGGACCAACTCCGCCAGGGGCTGGAACTCGTCGCGTTCCTGACCGTACCGGCGACCGTCGGGCTCGTCCTGCTCGGCGAGCCGATCATCCAGCTCATCTACGAGCGCGGCGCGTTTTCGCCGCACGACACCGCCGCGGTCGCCGCCGCGCTCCACATGTACGCGATCGGCCTCGTCGCGTACGCGGCCGTCAAGGTCGTCGCGCCCGCGTTCTATGCCGTAGATCGCGCGCGCGTGCCGATGGCGGCGTCGATCACCGCCGTCGCGGTCAACATTGCGCTGAACGTGACCCTGCACCCGCACTTCGGCTACCGGGCGCTCGCGTTCGGCACCGCGGCGGCCGCGATCGTCAATTTCGGCATCCTGTACGCGGCGTTCGGCCGCGCGGTGGCGCGCGCGCCGCACGCCCGCCTGCTCGCGCACCTGGTCCGCGTCGGCGCGGCGGCCGCGGCGATGGGCGCCGCCGTGTGGGCGTGCCATGCCGCGCTCGTCGACGCGGTCGGGACCGAGACGCTCGCCGCGCGCGCGACCCGCACACTCGCTCCGATCGCCGTCGGCGTCGCGGCGTACGCGACCGCGTGCTGGGTGCTGCGCATCCCGCAGTTGGGCCACTTCGCGCGCCGATTGCGCCGCCGCTGACCGCAGCGGTCGCGATCGGCGCACCCTCGGGTAGACTGCCCCCCGTGCCACGAGTCGTTGATCTCCGCGCGCCGGACCCGTGCATCGCGTGGGCCGCCGCCATCGTCGCCGCGGCCGCGGGAGCCGCGTGCCGGCCGGCCACGGCCGCCCCGGCGGACGACCGCACCGCCGCAGCACGTCCCGCCGGCGACGGCACCGCCGCCGCGCTGTACGATCGACTGTGCCGTCCCTGCCACGGCGAGCGCGGCGCCGGCAACGGCCCGGCGGCGCCGTGGCTGTGGCCGAGACCGCGCGACTTTTCACGCGGCGCATTCAAGTGGCGAACGACGCCGACCGGCCGCCCGCCGACCGACGACGACCTCGCGCGCGCGATCCGCTACGGCGTGCCGGGTACATCGATGCACGCGTTCGGCGACTTCCTCGACGACGATCAAGTTCGCGCGCTCGTCGCCCGCGTCAAATCGTTTGCGCCAGCAACCTTTTCGCGACCGGCGGAACCGATCGACATCGGCGTTCCGCCGCCCGTCACTGACGAGCTGATCGCGCGCGGCGCCGACCGCTACCGCGCGCTCGGCTGCGCGAACTGCCACGGCGACGCCGGCCGCGGCGACGGCCCGGCAGCCGCGACGATGCAGCCGGGGCCACCGTACGACCTCACCGCGCGGCCGCTGCGGCGGCCCGGCGGCGCGTCGTTGCGCGGCATCTACACCAGCCTCGTCACCGGCCTCGACGGCACGGCGATGCCCTCCTACGCGGGAGCCGCCCCCGACGCCGACCTGTGGGCCGTCGCCGCCTACATCGACTCGATTCGCTACCGCGGCGGCGCGCTGCCCGAACCGACCGCGCTGGAAGTCGCCGCGGTTCGCGCGACGCCCCCCGAGCGGCTCGCGGCCGGCGTGTGGCCCGGCGATCCCGCCTCGCGCGACGCGGCGGTGTGGGGCGGCGACATCGCGCCGCACGGCGCGCCGCCGGCGCGTCTGGCCCCCGCGCAGGCGTCGCTGCATCCCGCCCAGTGCGGGCGCTGCCACGCCAAGCAATTGCGCGAGTGGCGGCCGTCGCTGCACGCGCGCGCCGCGTCGCCCGGCACGCTCGGGCAGACCGCTCGCATGGACGCCAGCGGTCGGACCGGGTGTCTGCGCTGTCACGCGCCGCTGCCCGAGCAGCTCGACCACCACCGACCGTTCGACCCGCAACTGCAGGCCGAGGGCATCGCGTGCGCCGCCTGCCACCTGCGCGGATGGACGCGGTTCGGCCCTCCGCCGGCGACCGGCGCACGGCTGCTGTCGCAGCCCGGCTATCCGTTCGAGCCGCTCGCGATCTACGAGCGCGCCGACTTCTGTCTGCCGTGCCACCAACTGCCGCCGTGGAACGTCAAGCAGGTGGCCGGGTCGAAAGACGACCGCGCCGCGCGCAAGCCGCTTCTGAACACCTATCGCGAGTGGCTCGAGGGGCCGTACATGCGGCGCGGCATCCAGTGCCAGCACTGTCACATGCCGAATCGCGAGCACACGTTTCTCGGCGTTCACGACCCGGACACGTTCCGCCAGGGCATCCGCGTCGACGCGATCGCGGGCCGGTCGCGCGCGACGGGCGCCGTGAGCGTGCGCGCGCGCGTGACCAACGTCGGCGCCGCCCACTACCTGCCGACCACGCCGACGCCGGCGGCATTCCTCGAGGTCGAGTTGGTCGACGGCGGCGGCCGGCCGATCGACGGCGCCGCGGCGTCCCTGCGCATCGGCCGCCATCTCGACTACGACGGCAACGTGTTCCATCAGCTCGCCGACACGCGCATTCCACCGGGCGAGTCGGTCGAACTCGCGAAGGCGTGGGCCGGTGGCCGCACCGCCGACGCGGTCGCCGCGCGCGTGCGCGTGCGCGTGGAGCCCGACGAGTACTACGAGCGCCTGTTCGAAAAGCGGTTGCGCGGCAATCTGCCCGCGGCGATCCGCGCACAGTTCGAAGAGGCGCTGGCCCGCACGCGCGCATCCAAGTACGTCGCGGTCGAGCGCATCGTGCCGATCGCCGACATCGCCGGCGCGCGCCCGAAGCGCTGACGCCACGCGAACGCGCGCCGACACGTCGCGTGCGAGCGGCGCACCGCGCGCCGGTGAGTCGGCGCCGGCCGCGGGCCGCGAGCGTCCGGCCGCCCCGCGGGTCCGTCACGCGGCGAGAAACGGCGCGAGGTGGGCCAACACCGCGTCGGGCCGCTCGAACGCCGACAGGTGACCGGCCCCCGGGATGCGTACCAGTTTCGATCCCGGCATCCGCCGATGCATCTTCTCCGACAGCGCCGGCGGCGTCGCGCGATCCTCCTCGCCGACCAGGATCAGCGCCGGCGCGCCGATCCGCTCGATCGGCGGCTCGTCGGCCCGATCGACCACGCAGCGAATCGCGCGGATGAGCGGCTCCCGGTCGTGCCGTGCGACCTGGTCGATGAGATCGCGCACGAGTTCCGGGCGTTCGCGAAGCGTCGTGGCGCCGAGCATGATCGGCGCGACCCGATCGGCCAACGGCCGGCGCATGCCCAGTCGGCGGTACAGCCACACGAGCACTCCGTACTGCGCGCGCTTCGCGAGCCGCTCGCGGTCGGCGTTGCTGTCGAGCAGCGCCAGCTTGGCGACGCGGTCGGGAAACGCGAGGGCGAACCGCATGGCGGTCATACCGCCCATCGACAACCCGACGAGCGCGGCTCGATCGATCCCCTCTCGATCGAGAATCGCAGCCCAGTCCGCGACGAGATCGGCAAACGAAAACGGCCGCGGCGCCGTCGACTCGCCATGGCCGCGCACCTCGATGTTGATCACCGTGTGCGAGGTCGCCAGCGCCGGCGCAATGTCACGCCACATCCACCGGCCGCACAGCAGGCTGTGGCCGAGCACCACCGCCGGCCCCTGCCCCGCCACGTCGTAGGCGATGCGAGCGCCGTCCCGTTCGATCGTCCGGCTCGTCGTCGACATGCCCGCATCGTGCCACGGTTCCCGCGCCAGCCGCACCGCCCGCGCTATTCGATCAGGTAGATCGGAAACTCGAACCCCGGGGCCACCTCGACGTACAACGTCGCCGACCATCGGTCGACGTCGGCGAGCGCCCAACCGCGGCGCAGCGCGCCCGGCGCGATCGCCACCGACAGTGCGACCCGTTGTTCCACCGTCGCTCCGGCCGGCACGGACATCGGCGCGAGGCGGCCGGTCGCCACCGGCGCGCCGTCGTGCGCGAGTACGAGTCGGTTCCGCTCGATCGCGACGTCGAACGGGGTCGGATTGTGGATGCGCACGTCGAGGTGGACCCCCATCTCGACCTCGCGCGACAAAACCGATCGCAGAGGCGGCAGGTCGATGCCAAACGATGACAGTGCAACGTCGTAATCCAGCTTGAGCAGTTGGCTCTTGTGGTGGACGGATAGCACCAGCGCGCCCGTCCGGTAGCCATTGAACGCCAGCGCGCCGACGACCATGGCCCAGGCCAGCGCTCGCACGGCGATGCCAGCTCGCGCAGTCCGCTCGAACTCGTCGTACAGGTGCGCGCCGAACCACGTTCCCGCCACCGCCGCCCACGCGATCCCGATCACATTGGCCCCGAAGATCATCCACAGGTCGTGCGGCCACAGCCGCGACGCGACGAGTGACGGCGCGGCAAACAATGCACCGAACCCCAACGTCGCAACCGGATGCCGCGCGAGCACCTTGAGGATGCGCGAATAGTGGCCGCCGTGCCGCTGGAGCACCGGCGACGTGAAGTCGACCGCGAACATGAAGAACAACCACGCGTACGACAGCGCGACCGACGCGATGTCGCGCGCCCGACCCGGGTGGTAGCCGATCCAGAACACCGCGAGTTGCACCGCGACGAACAGCGCGAACAGCTTGATTTCCTCCCACGCCTGCACCGACAACGGCAACTCGCGCATCGGCGCCGGTACGAGCCGCGCGTCTCGCTCGAACTGCACCGACAGCGCCTCCTTGAGCCAGAACAGCAGCACCGTGACCAGCGCGAGGGACCCGGACAGCACCACGTTGTCGCTGACCGCGCGCTGTTGCGCCTCGAAGAAGCGGTCGATCACGAACCGAGCCGCGCCGCGCCAGCTGTCGGGGAACACGTAGGCGAGCGCGAGTTCGCGGATGCGACCGCGGCCCGCGGCCCACGCGACCGCCCCGAGCACCGCGGACGCCGCCACCACGTACGCGGCGAGCCGCAGCCACGCGCGCGCGGACAGTCGCGCGATGGCGAGCGGCGATACGAACGCGGCGACCAGCGGAGACCGGCGCATCACGGCGCGAGCGTTCATCCCCGCGGGCGCGGGATCCGCGGGGCAAGCGGCCGAGAGCGCGCGCCGGCGGTCATACCTCGTGCGGCATCTTCTGCCGCGGCGCGCGGAAGTAGCGCAGCGGCGAGTAGTACAAGAAATTCGACACGCGCGAGGTATACAGGTCGGCGTAGTCGGACACCTGCTCGCCGAATCGGCTGTTCTCGTTTCCCTCGCGGAACACGGCGCCCCAGTGCGGATTGTACGCGCGATCGATCGACTCCTCGAGCGCGTCGACCTCCTCGACGATCATCCGCAGCCGCGCGCGCAGCTTGTCGAGCATCACCCGCGAGTGCGCGCGCGCCTCGTCGACGCGCCGGCGCAGCTCGTCGCGGCCGGCCGCCGCGCACTCCTCGCTCAGGCGCGTGAGCGACTTGAGGTACGCGCTCTCGTAGTCGATCTCGGCGTTGAGGTTGCGGCGCCGGCGGTCGAGCAGCTCGAGATCCTTGAGCTGCTGGTCGAGCCGCTCGGACACCTCGATCTCGGCGTCCAGCTCCTGCACGACCATCGCCGTGCGCCACACGTGCGCCTTCTTGAGCCGCAGAATGTCGCCATAGATGTGGTCGCCGACGTACAGGACCCGCTCGCCGCGCACACCGGTCATGTCCTCGAAGTCGTAGATGTTGCCGCCACAGTAGGCGTGCCCGCGAAGAAGTCGCGTCACCGGACGGCCCGCGATCACCTCACCGGTCGCGAGATCGACCTCTTCAAACGGCACTCGCTCGGCAAAAAACCGCGGTTTCATTCCGCCGGTGATGATGTAGTCGAAGTAGTTGCGCCAGCTCGGATAGGCGTGGCGCTTACCGTCGAGCAGGTACGACATCACCGCGTCCGTGTAGTCGTACAGCGAGTTGGTCAACACGAACAGCCGCTTGCCAGCGCTGCGCAGCTTGTGCAACGTCTCGGCCAGTTTCGGATCGTCCTCGATGTACGCGCCGACGTCGCGCTTGATGATGCTCTTGAGCGTGTCGTCGCGGTGGGCCTCGTCGATGCTGTCGCGGATGTCCTGGAACAGCTGGTCGTAGTCGACCTGCCTGCCGGTCGCGTCGAAGTGGTCGACGAGCGTCATGTACATCGCTGCCTCCGGCAGCGCGAACAGCGTGTCGATCCACACGTAACGCGGCAGGTGCAAGCGGATGCGCTGGTTGCGATAGTGCTCGATCCGCTCTGCCTTCGATAGCCGCCGCTTACCGTGATACACGCGGCCCACGTGGCAATGGCGATCCATCTTGAAGATGTTGCCCAGCTTGCGGTCCACCACGAGTCCGCGGATCGCGAGGTGCGGATCGTAGTGCAGCGCGCGCACCTCCTCCGGGTAACCGCGATTGGCGATCATCTTTTGCAAGGTGAGGTCGATCGACAGCTGCTCGAGCCGCGGCTGATGGTACAGCGCAAGCGTGTAATCCATGTCGAAGCCGATCAGCTCGATCTGGTCCATCCGCAGGTTCCGGTTGCAGAAGACGCGCCGGCGCCGAGATACCTCGATCTCCCGGGCGACGTCTCCCATGAGGGCCCCGAACTCACGCTCGAGGTCGTAGCTAGATGCGCGCATGCAGCGCGGGATTGTATAGCAGCGCCGCATGGCTGTCCCCGG encodes the following:
- the murJ gene encoding murein biosynthesis integral membrane protein MurJ, with product MTGERRFARAAGLISSATMLSRVLGLVREQLFAALMGATMFADAFVVAFRIPNLLRDLFAEGALSSAFVPTFKAELNQHGPDAAYALANRVAGTLVVIVGALVLTGAVFAPHIVDAIAPGFAVEPAKRDLTIELTRIMLPFLALVSAAAVAMGMLNAQDRFAAPALAPAMFNTATIAVGAALYATGVTGRGVAVGWSIGTLAGGFAQLGVQLPPLWRLGFRPRPAADLALRDPGVRRVARLMAPAVVGLAAVQVNIFVNTLFATSESGAAAWLNYAFRFLQLPIGVFGVAIATVATTRFADAAADRRRDDMADQLRQGLELVAFLTVPATVGLVLLGEPIIQLIYERGAFSPHDTAAVAAALHMYAIGLVAYAAVKVVAPAFYAVDRARVPMAASITAVAVNIALNVTLHPHFGYRALAFGTAAAAIVNFGILYAAFGRAVARAPHARLLAHLVRVGAAAAAMGAAVWACHAALVDAVGTETLAARATRTLAPIAVGVAAYATACWVLRIPQLGHFARRLRRR
- a CDS encoding alpha/beta fold hydrolase; its protein translation is MVGDVVRRGGPGVRVSDLPDRIARAVRLAREPWHDAGMSTTSRTIERDGARIAYDVAGQGPAVVLGHSLLCGRWMWRDIAPALATSHTVINIEVRGHGESTAPRPFSFADLVADWAAILDREGIDRAALVGLSMGGMTAMRFALAFPDRVAKLALLDSNADRERLAKRAQYGVLVWLYRRLGMRRPLADRVAPIMLGATTLRERPELVRDLIDQVARHDREPLIRAIRCVVDRADEPPIERIGAPALILVGEEDRATPPALSEKMHRRMPGSKLVRIPGAGHLSAFERPDAVLAHLAPFLAA
- a CDS encoding HAD family hydrolase; this encodes MRRCYTIPRCMRASSYDLEREFGALMGDVAREIEVSRRRRVFCNRNLRMDQIELIGFDMDYTLALYHQPRLEQLSIDLTLQKMIANRGYPEEVRALHYDPHLAIRGLVVDRKLGNIFKMDRHCHVGRVYHGKRRLSKAERIEHYRNQRIRLHLPRYVWIDTLFALPEAAMYMTLVDHFDATGRQVDYDQLFQDIRDSIDEAHRDDTLKSIIKRDVGAYIEDDPKLAETLHKLRSAGKRLFVLTNSLYDYTDAVMSYLLDGKRHAYPSWRNYFDYIITGGMKPRFFAERVPFEEVDLATGEVIAGRPVTRLLRGHAYCGGNIYDFEDMTGVRGERVLYVGDHIYGDILRLKKAHVWRTAMVVQELDAEIEVSERLDQQLKDLELLDRRRRNLNAEIDYESAYLKSLTRLSEECAAAGRDELRRRVDEARAHSRVMLDKLRARLRMIVEEVDALEESIDRAYNPHWGAVFREGNENSRFGEQVSDYADLYTSRVSNFLYYSPLRYFRAPRQKMPHEV